The sequence GATTTGTCGGCCTATCACTTTGCCCGCATGTTCCGCAAAACCGTCGGTGAAGCGCCACATCAATTCGTTCTGCGCCGCCGGATCGAACGCGCAATGCATATGTTGCGTGATGGCAATGCCCCGGTTGCCGAAATTGCGCTTGAGACCGGCTTTTCCAGTCAGGCCCATCTGACCACGCGGTTTAGCCGCTTTACCGGGCTGACACCTGCGAAATATCGCAGCATTTCCCAATAACATCTCCCGTCTTTCGATTGGCCGCCTGATCCAACCATCTGATCAGGCGGCTTTTTGCTGTCGCGATTCTCTTAACGCGCCCGCTGAGCAGGGCGTCTGATTGGTGTGCTTTCAGGCGCGTTTGTCTGCGGCGATCATTGCCCGGTCACTGACAAGTTGCCCGGTGGCGAGGGGTGATTTTTATTCAAGTTATTGAAAATAAACAAATTTACAGGCTTGAGAAATTCGTTGACAAGATAGAGGCGAGATACCTAGAATTTCAAAGCAACTAAAATATCAATTTTGGTAAAAGCCAATCCATCGGGAGGATGTCTCTAATGAAACTCACTATGAAATCACTCGGACTGTGTGCAGTCGTCGCAGGCGCACTGGCCGCTGTCATGCCGGCAAACGCGGCAACAACCCTTCGGATCGGGACCGTTCTGGCCCCGAATGATCCGATGGGACAGGGACTTGAAAAGTTCAAAACGGACGTGGAAAAGGCAACCAACGGCGATGTGGAGATCGAGATTTTCCACAACTCGCAGCTTGGTGATACCACTGAAATGATCGATCAGGCCCGTGCGGGTGCCGCTGTCGGTACCGTGACCGATGTCGCCCGTTTGTCGAGTTTTGTGCCGTCGCTTGCGATCATGTCGGTGCCGTTCCTGTTTGATACCTATGAGCAGGCTGACAAATTTGCCCTGTCGGATGAATACATTTCCTGGGGTGAAGAACTGCGTGAAAAATCAGGCCTCGTGATGATTGCCTCGAACTGGTATCAGGGCGCGCGCCATGCCCTGACGCAGAAGCCGATTTCAAGCCCGGCCGATCTTTCGGGTGTTCGTATGCGCACCATCGGTGCACCGGTCTGGATTGAAACCATCCGTGCGATGGGTGCAGAACCGACCCCGATTGCCTGGGGCGAAGTATACAGCGCCCTTCAGCTTGGCACGATTGACGCTGCCGAAGCACAGCCGACCGCGATCTGGAATGCAAAGCTTTATGAAGTAATCAAAAACGTCACCAAAACCGGCCATATCCAGCTTGTGACCGCCCTGGTTGTCGGTGCCGAAGCCTGGGACGAGATTTCACCGGAAAACCAGAAAATCGTTCGTGATCTGGCCGTGGAAAATGGTCGCTATGCCTCGGCCTTGACCATCGAGCTCGGTGAAAAGGCGCTTGAAGACGTTGCTGCAAGTGGCGTTGAGGTCAGCGAAGTTGATCTGGCACCGTTCAAGGAAGCCGTCAAACCGGTTTACCAGATGCTCGAACTCGAAGCAGAAGCCGCTGTTGTTAACAAGGTTCTTGGTCGCTAAGACCACAAACCTTCTGGTAGCCTAGCGAAAGTGCGTTGCTTTTATATCGGGCAACGCACTTCAACTTCACAATGGAAATTGAATTGATGCTCAAGCGGATTGAGTTTGCCTGTGGCGGCATATTGCTTGTCGCTGTGGTCATTCTTGTGGCGGTGGCCTCTGTGGCGCGCGCCATGGGATCGCCGATCATCTGGTCAGTCGAGATGGCGCAACTGATCTTTGCCTGGCTTTGCATGTTGGCTGCCGACATTGCCATGCAGGAAGACCGGCATTTCGGTCTTCAGATATTGCGTGAAATCCTGTCCAAACGGGCAAGCGCATGGGTGGAAATCATCAATATTCTGGTGATTATCGGATTTCTTGCGTTCCTTCTGAACTATGCGTGGACAAACATGATTTTGATGCATCCGCGCTTGGTCGGGGCCGCGCAGATTAATGCTTCTTATATTCATGCTTCGATGGTTGTCGGCATTCTGTTGATGATCCGAACCATGGTTGCCCAACTTATTCGACGCATTCGCAACAGGGAGATCAACTGATGCTGTTGTTGATTGCAGGTTTATTTACAGTCTTCCTCGTCTGCGGGATGCCGGTTGCCTTTGCGCTTGGCCTTGCGTCCATTCCGGTCTTTGTCATGACGGGTGCTATGCCACCGACGGTCGTGATCCAGAAAATGGTCACCGCGACACAAAGCTTCCCGCTTCTGGCCGTGCCGTTCTTTATTCTGGCCGGCAATCTTATGAACGTGACGGGGATCACCCATCGCCTTGTTAAGTTTGCAAGTCTTCTGACCGGCTGGATGGCAGGCGGTCTGGCACAGGTTTCAATTGTGCTGAGTTTCATGATGGGTGGTATTTCGGGATCAGCCGTGGCTGACGCCTCGATGGAGGCCCGCCTGCTGGGCCCCAGCATGATCAAGAAAGGCTATTCCAAGGCCAATACGGCGGCGGTTCTGGCCTTTGGCTCGATCATCACCGCAACCATCCCGCCCAGCATCGGTTTGATCCTGTTTGGTTTTGTGAATGAAGTTTCCATTGGGCGGCTGTTCTTGGCCGGCGTTTTGCCGGGCATTTTCCTGACCATCGTTTTGATGATCACATCCTGGCTTGTTGCGCGCAAAAACGGCTACACGCCGGATCTGCCGGAACTTCCCAAGGCCAAGGAACTGACTGCCAGCTTCTTTGAAAGCATCTGGGCACTGGCCTTTCCGGTTATCCTGATCGTCGGGTTCCGCTTTGGTATCTTTACCGCGACAGAGGCCGGGGCGTTTCTGGTGTTCTATGCGCTCGCCGTCGGGTTGTTTGTCTATCGTGAGCTGAACTTTGCCCGGCTCAAGGAAGCCATCTTTGGCTCGATCTCTGATCTTGGCATGGTGATGTTGCTGATCATCATGGCAGCGGTGCTTGGCTATGCCATGACAATTGAACGGGCCCCGCAACAGATCACTGAATTTGTCACTACTCTGACCGAAAACAGGACCGCGATCCTGATCCTTGTTGTCGGGGTGCTGGTGGTCAGTGGCATGTTCCTTGAAGGTGCGGCCAATATCCTTCTGGTCACCCCGATCGTCATGCCGGTTCTGGTCAGTGCCGGTTATGATCCGGTGCATATGGGCATTCTGATTGTCACCCTGATCAACTTTGGCGGTTTGACGCCGCCAGTCGGCGTGATCATGTTTACGGTCTGCGGCATTTTGGGTGTTAAGACCGGGGAATACACACGTGCATCCATTCCGTTCTTTGTTGCCATGGCGCTGTTCTTCGTTCTGCTGGCAGCGATACCCGCTTTGACATTGCTGTTGCCCAATACATTGATGTAATGACAATTTCAGTCCAACAGGGGCATGTAGGCAAATGCCAGGGAGACACAAAAACATGAACACATCAACGGGCGGACTGATTTCGATGCATGACGGATCGGTGAAAACCAGCATGCATGTTCCGGCATCTGCGCTGGTCTATGAAGAAGTCCGTAACCAGATTGTTTCTCTGTCCCTGCTTCCGGAAACCACGCTTGTCCGGGCGGAATTGGCTGAAAGCTTCAATGTCAGCCAATCCCCCGTGCGAGAGGCCATTTTGCGCCTCGAACAGGATGGTCTTGTGGTGTCCTATCCGCAATCGCGTACCGTGGTGACCAAGATCGACGTTGCCCGCATCCGCGAGGAACATTTTCTTAGGGTTGCTGCGGAGTGCGAGGTCGTCCGCCAATTGGCCGAGGCCAAGGATTCCCCCGCTGTCGTCAAGGCCAAGGGCATTGTCAAAATGCAGGAGGCACTGGTTGGCGATATCGAACAGATCGACCTGTTCAAGCAACTTGATGAAACCTTCCACGCCGCCTTGTTTAACGGGGTCAATCAGTCAAACCTGCATTTGCAGATCACCGCACGCAGTGGTCATTTGGCGCGTGTGCGAACCCTTGATCTGCCACGGGCCGGCAAAATGGTTTCGGTGCTTGAAGGCCACAAGGCGATTATAGATGCCGTCCAGTCCGGTGATGGCGCGTTGGCAAGCTTGGAAATGCGCAAGCACCTTTCCGGCACCATGGAACGTCTTCCTCAGATCATCGAAGAAAACAAAACGCTGTTTTCCTGATCTTTGCTTGGCGGCAGATGTAGCCGTCCGGCAAGCTGGCATAAGATGAACCAAACGGCGCGCTGCATGATTGCTGCGCGCCGTTTGCGTTGTATCAGGCGCGTTTGGCGACGTCCCAGATGCCAGTTTTGGCGGCTTCTTCGACGAAGTTGCGCAGGCTGTTGGGCTGGCGGCCAAGAATTTCATATACATAGCTGGTCGGCTGGCTGTTGCGGCCATCAAGGACTTCGGAAAACAGATATCGGATCAGGCCACGGACTTCGTCGGGCATGCCGTCTGCTTCAAGTTCGGCATCCAGTTCATCAACGGTGATGGCCACGAAATTGACCGGGTGGTTGGTGACACTGGAAATCATTTTGGTGACATCGGCAAAGGTGACGGCACTCGGCCCGGAAAGCTCATAGGTCTTACCAATATGACTGTTATCAAGCAGGCAGGCAACCGCGCATTCGGCAATGTCATTGGCATCAACAAACGGTTCGGGTGTGTCACCCGCGGGCAGGGCCAGGGTGCCTTGCTGGATATAGGGCAGGAACAGGTCTTCGTTGAAATTCTGGAAGAACCAGTTGGCACGCAGCACCGTCGCATCCGCCCCGGAATGACGCAGGGCGTCTTCGGCACGATGGGCGGCTTCTTCACCGCGGCCAGATAACATCACAATGCGTTTTGCGCCATGCATCAGCGCGCGCTTGGCAAAGCTTGCGATGATGTCATCAGATCCTGGAACGGCAAGATCGGGCTGGAACGTGACATAGACTGCGTCGCGATCACGCAGGACATCATCCCAGGTTGTCGGATCGGTCCAGTCAAAGGCGGGTGTCGTGCTGCGTGAAACGGCACGCACATCATGACCAAGGGCAATGAGCTTTTCGGCAACGCGTCGGCCGGTTTTGGCCGTCGCGCCCAGAACAAGAAAGCGGGGATTGGTTGGCATTAAATTGGCTCCTGAATGGGTTTTCCGAAATGTGAGGAATCCTCACATTTGCCAAATGTGATAAATCCTCATATTTTGATCGTCAAGAGCTTTGGCCCATCACAAGCCTGTGAAACCCGGGCCACGATGCCGGGATATTTCGAGGATAAAGGATCTAACGCGTTGTCTGATAACGTGAAAAAAATGCGTCGCGCACCGACCCAAAAAAGAAGCCGCGAACGGGTCGATACCATCCTGAAAGTCGCCTGCGAGCTGATTTCAGCCCAAGGCAGTGATGCCATCAAGATGGGGGAGGTCGCGGAAAAGGCGGGGATTTCCATCGGTTCGCTCTATCAGTATTTCCCCGATAAGGCGTCGATCATTCATGCGCTTGCCGATCGCTATAACGCCGAATCCCTGCATTGCATCGAAGAGGCACTGGCAGAAGCGAACTCGCCTGATGCCTTGCTCGCAGCCTTTGACCGGTTGATTGACACCTATTACGAGCTGTTCTTGGCCGAACCGGTGATTTGCGATATCTGGACCGGGACCCAGGCTGATAAGACACTGCGCGATATGGAAATGGAGGTCAGCCGTGCCAATGCGGACCTTCTCGCCAAGACAATCCTGCGCGTGCGCGGCAATGATGGTGATTTCAAAACAATCGCCGCACGGTGTTTGCTGATCATGTATTCCGGCGAAGCCACCATGCGGCTTGCCATCGCTATCCCGCGTACAGAGGGCCGCGAGATCGTGGCAAGTTACAAGCGGATGGTCGGCCGTGAACTGGCTGATATGGCCCGGGTTTAGGCCATTTGGGCGTGGTTAGCCTGCCTTGGCGGTAAAGGGTGCTGGGGCAGGGCGGCCAAGAAGGAAGCCCTGCACATAGTCAACATCATGATCACGCAGGAAATCCAGCTCTTCCTGGCGTTCTATGCCTTCGGCGATGACTTCGATATCAAGCTGCTTGGCCAGCGCGATCAGCTTGCTGACAATTGCCTGTTTGAACTTGTCATGATCGACGTGATCGACCAGTTCGCGGTCGATCTTGATGATATCGGGGCGCAGTTCCGGCAGCATGTTCAGCGTCGAATAGCCGGATCCGACATCATCGAGTGCAACCCGGAAACCCGAATCACGATAGGACTGAAGGATGGCGCTCAGATGTGCCGTGCTACGGACCTTTTCGGTTTCAATAACCTCGAACACAACATTGCTGCGATCAAGATTGCATTCCTCGACGACTTCGATGGTCGAACGCAGGCAAGAATCCGGATCATAGATCGAGCTAGGCGTGAAGTTGATAAACAGATTGCCTTTCACACCTGCCTTGTGCGCATTGCGGACATTGGCGGCACGTGCTGCGCGATCAAGCTGAAACAGCAAGGTCGCGGACTGGGCCGCATCAAAAAGCTGGCCCGGATTGATCACATCGCCGGTCGCGCTTTCGCCGCGGACAAGGCATTCATGGGCATAGGGTTTGCCAAGGTCATTGATATCAAAAATCGGCTGGAATACCGAATTTAACCGGTTGTCGCGCAACAGATCGCCCAGCCATTCTGCCCCGATTGCCGCCCGGATCGCGCCAAGGCTTGTGATCTGGGCGATGTCATCGATTTCGGGGCGCTGAGCGCCTGGCATGATCAATGCCTTGGTGTCCGACAGTTCTTCGGGAAGGAGACTGTCCGATATGGCATCAATCAGCGCCCGCAGACCCGGACGGGTGTAATGGATGGATAGTGTTGCGACAGACGGCGTTTTTTCGACCTCTATGCCGATTGATTTCGCACCGGCCAGGATTTTGCCGGTGGTATGGGCAACTGGCGGCCAGAGAAAGAGTGTCCCGTTTGCAGGTGCGATTTCAGGAACCGCATCACATTTTTCACAATAGGTCACCTCAATCTCCCCGTCTGGTCCTTTTTCGTGCCGGTGGCTTTTCCTGATCGGCAATTCTTCTGATTAACATACTGTAACATAGGGTGCGCAGTGACAATAAATCCTGCGTCGACCAACACATTTGTACGGCACTTTATCCTGTACGGCGATGTTTACGGCAGGCGATCAATCAAGACGCTGCGCGAAGGGATTTATCATTGCGAAAAGCACTGATAAACTTTGCCCGTCATTCTGCGAGACCGAGGATCCGATGCAGTACAGCATGCGGCAATACCGCCCCGAAGCACAAAGCCATAGCCACGGCGATTTCCACCAGATCATCATCTCCGAGCTCGGCAAGCTTGAGATGGAGGTCGAAGGGCGCGGGGGTGAGGTGTGTGGTCGCCAACTGGCCTTTGTCGAAGCGGGTAAAACCCATGCCTATCGTGCGGAGGGGCTAAACCGCTTCCTTGTGCTTGATGTCGATGCCGATCTGGCCCGTCGCACTGGTCTTGAAGCGCTTTGGCATCGCCATGGCAGTGCTGCGACGTATCTTGAAGTGGGGCTGGGGCATCAGAGGGGACTGGTCGCGCTGTTGCAGGCGATCGCGCCGTTACGCGATCAAGATTGCCAGACAGATATGCTTGATTGCCTGAAGACGCTTTTACTGCGTAGCCGTCAGAGCCGTGGCGGGAATACCTTTGGCATGGCGGCGCTGCCATCACGGCTCCTCCGTACCATGGCATGGGCGGAGGCCCGCTTGGGCGAAGACATTACGATTACTGATTTGGCGACCATTGCCGCCCAATCGGAGAGCAGCCTGTTTAGTGCCTTCCAAAAACATGTCGGGACAAGCCCGATGCGCTGGTTGACCGAGCAACGCCTGCAAATGGCCATGGCGCTTTTGAGTGATCCTGAAATTCGCCTTTCGATGTCCGATCTGGCAAATGCGGTCGGGTTTGCCGATCAAAGCGCCTTTTCGCGTGCTTTTTCCCGCCGGTTTGGCTGCGCGCCCAGATCCGTCCGCCG is a genomic window of Thalassospira sp. ER-Se-21-Dark containing:
- a CDS encoding C4-dicarboxylate TRAP transporter substrate-binding protein produces the protein MKLTMKSLGLCAVVAGALAAVMPANAATTLRIGTVLAPNDPMGQGLEKFKTDVEKATNGDVEIEIFHNSQLGDTTEMIDQARAGAAVGTVTDVARLSSFVPSLAIMSVPFLFDTYEQADKFALSDEYISWGEELREKSGLVMIASNWYQGARHALTQKPISSPADLSGVRMRTIGAPVWIETIRAMGAEPTPIAWGEVYSALQLGTIDAAEAQPTAIWNAKLYEVIKNVTKTGHIQLVTALVVGAEAWDEISPENQKIVRDLAVENGRYASALTIELGEKALEDVAASGVEVSEVDLAPFKEAVKPVYQMLELEAEAAVVNKVLGR
- a CDS encoding TRAP transporter small permease, which produces MLKRIEFACGGILLVAVVILVAVASVARAMGSPIIWSVEMAQLIFAWLCMLAADIAMQEDRHFGLQILREILSKRASAWVEIINILVIIGFLAFLLNYAWTNMILMHPRLVGAAQINASYIHASMVVGILLMIRTMVAQLIRRIRNREIN
- a CDS encoding TRAP transporter large permease — protein: MLLLIAGLFTVFLVCGMPVAFALGLASIPVFVMTGAMPPTVVIQKMVTATQSFPLLAVPFFILAGNLMNVTGITHRLVKFASLLTGWMAGGLAQVSIVLSFMMGGISGSAVADASMEARLLGPSMIKKGYSKANTAAVLAFGSIITATIPPSIGLILFGFVNEVSIGRLFLAGVLPGIFLTIVLMITSWLVARKNGYTPDLPELPKAKELTASFFESIWALAFPVILIVGFRFGIFTATEAGAFLVFYALAVGLFVYRELNFARLKEAIFGSISDLGMVMLLIIMAAVLGYAMTIERAPQQITEFVTTLTENRTAILILVVGVLVVSGMFLEGAANILLVTPIVMPVLVSAGYDPVHMGILIVTLINFGGLTPPVGVIMFTVCGILGVKTGEYTRASIPFFVAMALFFVLLAAIPALTLLLPNTLM
- a CDS encoding GntR family transcriptional regulator; its protein translation is MNTSTGGLISMHDGSVKTSMHVPASALVYEEVRNQIVSLSLLPETTLVRAELAESFNVSQSPVREAILRLEQDGLVVSYPQSRTVVTKIDVARIREEHFLRVAAECEVVRQLAEAKDSPAVVKAKGIVKMQEALVGDIEQIDLFKQLDETFHAALFNGVNQSNLHLQITARSGHLARVRTLDLPRAGKMVSVLEGHKAIIDAVQSGDGALASLEMRKHLSGTMERLPQIIEENKTLFS
- a CDS encoding NAD(P)H-binding protein; its protein translation is MPTNPRFLVLGATAKTGRRVAEKLIALGHDVRAVSRSTTPAFDWTDPTTWDDVLRDRDAVYVTFQPDLAVPGSDDIIASFAKRALMHGAKRIVMLSGRGEEAAHRAEDALRHSGADATVLRANWFFQNFNEDLFLPYIQQGTLALPAGDTPEPFVDANDIAECAVACLLDNSHIGKTYELSGPSAVTFADVTKMISSVTNHPVNFVAITVDELDAELEADGMPDEVRGLIRYLFSEVLDGRNSQPTSYVYEILGRQPNSLRNFVEEAAKTGIWDVAKRA
- a CDS encoding TetR/AcrR family transcriptional regulator, producing the protein MSDNVKKMRRAPTQKRSRERVDTILKVACELISAQGSDAIKMGEVAEKAGISIGSLYQYFPDKASIIHALADRYNAESLHCIEEALAEANSPDALLAAFDRLIDTYYELFLAEPVICDIWTGTQADKTLRDMEMEVSRANADLLAKTILRVRGNDGDFKTIAARCLLIMYSGEATMRLAIAIPRTEGREIVASYKRMVGRELADMARV
- a CDS encoding EAL domain-containing protein, whose protein sequence is MTYCEKCDAVPEIAPANGTLFLWPPVAHTTGKILAGAKSIGIEVEKTPSVATLSIHYTRPGLRALIDAISDSLLPEELSDTKALIMPGAQRPEIDDIAQITSLGAIRAAIGAEWLGDLLRDNRLNSVFQPIFDINDLGKPYAHECLVRGESATGDVINPGQLFDAAQSATLLFQLDRAARAANVRNAHKAGVKGNLFINFTPSSIYDPDSCLRSTIEVVEECNLDRSNVVFEVIETEKVRSTAHLSAILQSYRDSGFRVALDDVGSGYSTLNMLPELRPDIIKIDRELVDHVDHDKFKQAIVSKLIALAKQLDIEVIAEGIERQEELDFLRDHDVDYVQGFLLGRPAPAPFTAKAG
- a CDS encoding AraC family transcriptional regulator, whose amino-acid sequence is MQYSMRQYRPEAQSHSHGDFHQIIISELGKLEMEVEGRGGEVCGRQLAFVEAGKTHAYRAEGLNRFLVLDVDADLARRTGLEALWHRHGSAATYLEVGLGHQRGLVALLQAIAPLRDQDCQTDMLDCLKTLLLRSRQSRGGNTFGMAALPSRLLRTMAWAEARLGEDITITDLATIAAQSESSLFSAFQKHVGTSPMRWLTEQRLQMAMALLSDPEIRLSMSDLANAVGFADQSAFSRAFSRRFGCAPRSVRRDPATF